The Candidatus Stygibacter australis genome includes a region encoding these proteins:
- a CDS encoding sigma-70 family RNA polymerase sigma factor, with protein sequence MKDIKIEDYLPFVKSIASKYRYSGLPYDDLVQEGMIGLWEAMQRYDPEKGAKLTTYAAYWIKKRIIDAINSEHKHHLNSSELNEDITAADEKYEYSENEEKLKLPDKMPELEKIVLSLSFEEQLTLNEIAEKLNITREKCRQLKEKGLRRLKSVLSPISLKNKSLI encoded by the coding sequence ATGAAAGACATCAAGATCGAAGATTACCTGCCTTTTGTGAAGAGTATTGCCAGCAAATACAGATATTCCGGTCTGCCTTATGATGATCTGGTGCAGGAAGGAATGATTGGTTTATGGGAGGCAATGCAGCGGTATGACCCCGAAAAAGGGGCAAAATTAACTACTTATGCTGCCTACTGGATCAAAAAACGCATCATCGATGCAATTAATAGCGAGCATAAGCATCATCTGAATTCCTCCGAACTTAATGAAGATATCACGGCAGCAGATGAAAAATATGAATATAGCGAAAATGAAGAGAAATTAAAACTGCCTGATAAAATGCCAGAGCTGGAAAAGATTGTGCTCTCGCTTTCTTTTGAAGAACAGCTTACGCTGAATGAAATTGCCGAAAAATTGAATATTACTCGCGAAAAATGCCGACAGTTAAAAGAAAAAGGGCTGCGCAGACTTAAATCTGTCCTCAGCCCCATATCTTTAAAGAATAAATCGCTTATTTGA